A stretch of Lathyrus oleraceus cultivar Zhongwan6 chromosome 6, CAAS_Psat_ZW6_1.0, whole genome shotgun sequence DNA encodes these proteins:
- the LOC127095605 gene encoding uncharacterized protein LOC127095605, whose product MGFVETFQLNGVHIKTTVTSTQKDVDDILWSFLRPANYSGPKVIGFDIELSMVEDKVSEEETREDSECATLHLCNGISCLIIQLCHLESIPTSLLNFLRLPDFTFVGVGINHNLVKLEKECGIRCRNAVELGPLAANVMKMPHLCFCGVDELAFAVKKFDLGKHRPLTTLYKDWGQSNFGKKLAKLATINVYSYYMIGNTLLSTTS is encoded by the coding sequence ATGGGTTTCGTTGAGACGTTTCAACTGAACGGAGTACATATCAAAACAACTGTAACAAGTACGCAGAAAGATGTCGACGATATTCTATGGTCTTTCCTGCGTCCCGCAAATTATAGTGGACCAAAGGTTATCGGGTTTGATATCGAGCTGTCGATGGTAGAAGATAAGGTATCAGAAGAAGAAACTCGTGAAGATTCGGAATGTGCAACTCTGCATCTATGTAATGGCATATCATGTCTTATTATTCAGCTATGTCATTTAGAATCAATTCCCACATCTCTGCTTAATTTTCTTCGTCTTCCAGATTTTACTTTTGTGGGTGTTGGTATCAATCATAATTTGGTTAAACTTGAGAAGGAGTGTGGGATTAGATGCAGAAATGCTGTGGAACTTGGACCTTTGGCTGCTAATGTCATGAAAATGCCTCATTTGTGTTTCTGTGGCGTGGATGAATTAGCTTTTGCAGTCAAAAAGTTTGATCTTGGGAAACACAGGCCTTTAACAACGCTCTATAAGGATTGGGGTCAAAGTAACTTTGGGAAAAAGCTTGCTAAACTTGCTACTATTAATGTTTACTC